A genome region from Bradyrhizobium sp. WSM1417 includes the following:
- a CDS encoding DUF2147 domain-containing protein, translated as MMRLVTSLGTLIALLAIAPAAEAGSYAFSIGGHRFRVESPRNCRSASCVSVSSHRSFRPDVDTTPAPVLPPPQPLYPVAPVTPAPAIAVAPPLAPAAPVLASTTSQPVVLPPPAPSSNPPRVELPRTDPPKTVALDPPRMKAPVVSPRPELEQAVTSPERSDDELAYLPLGEWESAGAKGTVRIERCGPALCGFALTEASTRGESVLVNMKPKTHDVWTGNIYSRSSGSTYYATMTLKSSGKLHVEACALGHFWCSGNDWTRAEERPQELITTSRQWSARS; from the coding sequence ATGATGCGGCTTGTGACTTCGCTTGGCACATTGATCGCGCTGCTGGCGATTGCGCCCGCAGCCGAGGCCGGCTCCTACGCGTTCTCGATCGGCGGTCATCGATTCCGGGTCGAGTCGCCCAGGAATTGCCGATCGGCTTCCTGTGTCTCGGTTTCCTCCCATCGCAGCTTTCGGCCGGACGTCGATACGACACCGGCGCCGGTGCTTCCGCCGCCGCAACCGCTCTATCCCGTGGCTCCGGTCACGCCGGCGCCAGCCATTGCGGTCGCGCCTCCACTGGCGCCGGCGGCTCCTGTCCTTGCCTCGACGACGTCGCAGCCAGTTGTCCTGCCGCCGCCGGCGCCAAGCTCCAATCCGCCACGGGTCGAGCTACCGCGGACGGATCCGCCGAAGACCGTCGCGCTCGATCCGCCGCGCATGAAGGCACCTGTCGTCTCGCCGAGGCCGGAGCTCGAGCAGGCCGTGACGAGCCCTGAGCGCAGCGACGACGAACTCGCCTATTTGCCGCTCGGCGAATGGGAGAGCGCAGGCGCCAAGGGCACGGTTCGCATCGAACGCTGCGGTCCTGCACTGTGCGGCTTCGCGCTGACCGAAGCATCGACCAGGGGCGAGAGCGTGCTCGTCAACATGAAGCCGAAAACACACGACGTCTGGACCGGCAACATCTACAGCCGCTCCAGCGGCAGCACCTATTATGCGACCATGACGCTGAAGAGCTCTGGCAAGCTCCACGTCGAAGCCTGCGCTCTGGGCCACTTCTGGTGTTCCGGAAACGACTGGACGCGAGCCGAAGAGCGGCCGCAGGAGCTGATCACGACGTCGCGGCAGTGGAGCGCGCGGTCGTAA
- a CDS encoding DUF2147 domain-containing protein — protein MNKLTIAATALFLASTAAAHAGNAISFQIEGQNIRIETPRNCASLNCVTIVAPGLSDKPIKLNNINLKGLGSSSKDDDVDTTPAPATTAQPAPAPVQQQPVQQAPVQATAPAAPAIAAPATTVAAAPSVGYDATTQTAPVAAPAPAAAPAPVAVAPAPAPAPVAAAPVAAANTPIGVWATEENKGNVRVEQCGVNLCGYAAKTNERILINMKPDGAKWSGRIHDPDSGRNYDSTIAMKGPNAMRVQGCAFGGMFCGGQTWKRVS, from the coding sequence ATGAACAAGCTCACCATCGCCGCCACCGCCCTCTTCCTCGCGTCCACCGCCGCCGCGCATGCCGGCAATGCGATCTCGTTCCAGATCGAAGGCCAGAACATCCGCATCGAGACGCCGCGCAACTGCGCCTCGCTCAATTGCGTGACCATCGTGGCGCCGGGCCTGTCGGACAAGCCGATCAAGCTGAACAACATCAACCTCAAGGGCCTTGGCTCCAGCTCCAAGGACGACGACGTCGACACCACGCCGGCTCCGGCCACGACCGCGCAGCCGGCGCCGGCTCCGGTGCAGCAGCAGCCTGTGCAGCAGGCCCCGGTGCAGGCGACCGCGCCGGCAGCGCCCGCTATCGCGGCTCCGGCGACAACGGTTGCCGCTGCTCCGTCCGTCGGCTACGACGCCACGACGCAGACCGCGCCCGTTGCGGCTCCCGCTCCCGCTGCTGCGCCCGCGCCGGTCGCGGTTGCGCCGGCCCCCGCTCCGGCTCCGGTCGCCGCCGCGCCTGTTGCGGCCGCTAACACGCCGATCGGCGTCTGGGCCACCGAAGAGAACAAGGGCAATGTCCGCGTCGAACAGTGCGGCGTCAATCTCTGCGGTTACGCCGCGAAGACCAACGAGCGCATCCTGATCAACATGAAGCCCGACGGCGCGAAGTGGAGCGGCCGCATCCACGATCCCGACTCCGGCCGCAACTACGACTCGACAATCGCGATGAAGGGCCCGAATGCAATGCGTGTGCAGGGTTGCGCCTTCGGCGGCATGTTCTGCGGCGGCCAGACCTGGAAGCGCGTGAGCTGA
- a CDS encoding FecR domain-containing protein: MVAWRRLMFALVLLALPAGARVAFASDAIELAQAQPEARPSPAPSPTPSASPAPATEAQPAAVEPIGNVATVTGIATVIRDKNSYPLRVRDDIYLNDVVQTSSNSSLGITFDDATTFNLSASTKITIDTYVYEDGGKHNAGIFDIGKGTVAFVAAAVARTGDMKITTPTATLGIRGTTGVVDVPEGAAANKTNNVNIKLYPDADGRVGHIDVDDRTSGTRLGALTQGASGFAIRPGAAAAGVMRFAAVPITIPAQQIARDRGFVSQVHLAQTTGRQIVTEQRDFRRANPAASPRIPRPFQPPQQQQLRPNTAPGQQPQQPQRPNGQPGQNNRPGQQQPGTPSREGSQPPQRQGQAPSQGDAVQTGTPRAGQGQQQQGARRPAGTPRTGQGTQPDGTPQTRPGRGGRSPTQPGGVAPPQPGGAQQQSGPQPQLPRTGMQTGQPPAAQQPGLQRPGGFQQRLPAAQRPAAPRRPAPVPKEKERR, encoded by the coding sequence ATCGTGGCCTGGCGCCGCTTGATGTTCGCGCTTGTGCTGCTGGCGTTGCCGGCCGGCGCCAGGGTTGCGTTCGCATCCGATGCGATCGAGCTTGCGCAGGCGCAGCCAGAAGCGCGGCCGTCGCCCGCCCCCTCGCCGACGCCATCGGCTTCACCCGCTCCCGCGACCGAGGCGCAGCCCGCCGCCGTCGAGCCGATCGGTAACGTCGCGACGGTGACGGGCATCGCGACCGTGATCCGCGACAAGAATTCCTATCCGCTGCGGGTGCGCGACGACATCTATCTCAACGACGTCGTGCAGACTTCGTCGAACTCCTCGCTCGGCATCACCTTCGACGACGCGACCACGTTCAACCTCTCCGCCAGCACGAAGATCACCATCGACACTTACGTCTATGAGGACGGCGGCAAGCACAACGCAGGCATTTTCGACATCGGCAAGGGCACGGTCGCCTTCGTCGCGGCGGCGGTGGCAAGGACCGGCGACATGAAGATCACGACGCCGACGGCGACGCTCGGTATCCGCGGCACCACCGGCGTCGTCGACGTGCCGGAAGGCGCGGCCGCGAACAAGACCAACAACGTCAACATCAAGCTCTATCCCGACGCCGACGGCCGGGTCGGACACATCGACGTCGACGACCGCACGAGCGGGACGCGGCTCGGCGCGCTGACGCAAGGCGCGAGCGGTTTTGCGATCCGGCCGGGCGCAGCCGCGGCCGGCGTCATGCGCTTTGCCGCGGTGCCGATCACGATTCCCGCACAGCAGATCGCGCGCGACCGCGGCTTCGTCAGCCAGGTGCATCTGGCGCAGACCACGGGCCGGCAGATCGTCACCGAGCAGCGCGACTTCCGCCGCGCCAATCCGGCCGCGAGCCCGCGCATTCCGCGGCCGTTCCAGCCGCCGCAACAGCAGCAATTGCGGCCGAACACGGCGCCAGGACAACAGCCGCAACAGCCCCAGCGGCCGAACGGTCAGCCCGGTCAGAACAACCGTCCAGGCCAGCAACAGCCAGGCACGCCAAGCCGTGAAGGCAGCCAGCCGCCGCAGCGGCAGGGTCAAGCGCCGAGCCAAGGCGACGCAGTGCAAACAGGCACGCCGCGCGCGGGTCAGGGTCAGCAACAGCAAGGCGCTCGGCGACCGGCAGGTACGCCGCGCACCGGGCAAGGCACGCAGCCTGACGGCACCCCGCAAACCCGGCCGGGACGCGGTGGACGGAGTCCGACGCAGCCCGGCGGAGTCGCGCCGCCGCAGCCGGGTGGAGCGCAACAGCAGTCCGGCCCGCAGCCGCAACTGCCGCGCACCGGCATGCAAACCGGCCAACCGCCCGCCGCTCAACAGCCGGGCCTGCAGCGCCCGGGCGGATTCCAGCAGCGCCTCCCCGCCGCACAACGCCCCGCAGCGCCGCGAAGGCCAGCGCCAGTTCCGAAGGAGAAGGAGCGGCGGTGA
- a CDS encoding NUDIX hydrolase yields the protein MARAPVMAAGGIVLRRGAPPLIAVVRQRKRNEWVLPKGKLDDGETPREAAHREVLEETGHEVAIHEFLGTLVYQSGGRSKVVHFWRMEAGDGPVRKLMNDIKAVDWLTLEDALARLSREYERVFLTQVGPIALAAAGLAPADADVTPPLAANDVDAALQTLTPAEAASVDEMPHGLLQKVRAWLRGEA from the coding sequence ATGGCGCGGGCGCCGGTCATGGCGGCGGGTGGTATTGTGCTGCGGCGAGGTGCGCCGCCGCTGATTGCCGTCGTGCGCCAGCGCAAGCGCAACGAATGGGTTTTGCCCAAGGGCAAGCTCGACGACGGCGAGACGCCGAGAGAAGCCGCGCATCGCGAGGTGCTGGAAGAGACCGGCCACGAAGTCGCCATCCACGAATTTCTGGGCACGCTCGTCTATCAGTCCGGTGGCCGCTCCAAGGTCGTGCATTTCTGGCGCATGGAGGCCGGGGACGGTCCGGTCCGCAAGCTGATGAACGACATCAAGGCGGTCGACTGGCTGACGCTGGAAGACGCGCTCGCGCGCCTGTCGCGCGAGTACGAGCGCGTGTTCCTGACCCAGGTTGGCCCGATCGCGCTCGCGGCGGCGGGGCTTGCGCCGGCGGATGCCGACGTCACACCACCGCTCGCAGCCAACGATGTGGATGCAGCCTTGCAGACGTTGACGCCAGCCGAAGCGGCTTCGGTCGACGAAATGCCACATGGCCTGCTGCAGAAGGTGAGAGCGTGGTTACGCGGCGAGGCGTGA
- the asd gene encoding archaetidylserine decarboxylase (Phosphatidylserine decarboxylase is synthesized as a single chain precursor. Generation of the pyruvoyl active site from a Ser is coupled to cleavage of a Gly-Ser bond between the larger (beta) and smaller (alpha chains). It is an integral membrane protein.), which yields MTVKALIASFTQQEDLNFLLTNRIPRAALTRFMGWFSKIENPLVRDGSIALWKLFSDLDLSEARKTHFRSLHDCFTRELKPGLRPFDPDSSIVASPSDGIVGAHGRIADTELFQVKGAPYSLLDLLGDSVLVDQHRNGSFVTLRLTSSMYHRFHAPFDAHIERVTLIHGDVWNVNPIALKRVERLFCKNERAVIRTHLSTGEAVTLVPVAAILVASIRLHFLDMVLNAQTRGPVNFPCDVNVSKGEELGWFEHGSTIIMLAPGDFTFCDGIAEGTRIRAGQALLRKN from the coding sequence ATGACAGTCAAAGCCCTCATCGCCTCTTTCACCCAGCAGGAAGACCTCAACTTCCTGTTGACCAACCGCATTCCCCGCGCGGCCCTGACCCGCTTCATGGGCTGGTTCTCCAAGATCGAGAATCCGCTGGTGCGGGACGGCTCCATCGCGCTGTGGAAACTGTTCTCCGACCTCGATCTGTCGGAGGCGCGCAAGACCCATTTCAGGAGTCTGCACGACTGCTTCACCCGGGAACTCAAGCCCGGCCTGCGACCCTTTGATCCGGACTCCTCCATCGTCGCCAGCCCGTCCGACGGCATCGTCGGCGCCCATGGCCGGATCGCCGACACCGAGCTGTTCCAGGTCAAGGGCGCGCCGTACTCGCTGCTCGATCTGCTCGGAGACTCGGTGCTGGTCGACCAGCACCGCAACGGCTCCTTCGTCACGCTGCGGCTGACCTCGAGCATGTATCACCGCTTCCACGCGCCCTTTGACGCGCATATCGAGCGCGTCACGTTGATCCATGGCGACGTCTGGAACGTCAACCCGATCGCGCTGAAGCGGGTCGAGCGTCTGTTTTGCAAGAATGAGCGCGCGGTGATCCGCACGCATTTGTCCACCGGCGAAGCCGTGACGCTTGTGCCGGTCGCCGCGATCCTGGTCGCGAGCATCCGGTTGCACTTCCTCGACATGGTGCTGAACGCGCAGACAAGGGGGCCGGTCAATTTTCCCTGCGACGTCAACGTGAGCAAGGGCGAGGAGCTCGGCTGGTTCGAGCATGGCTCGACCATCATCATGCTCGCGCCCGGCGATTTCACCTTCTGCGACGGCATCGCCGAAGGCACGCGCATTCGCGCCGGTCAAGCGCTGCTGAGAAAAAACTAG
- a CDS encoding aminotransferase class III-fold pyridoxal phosphate-dependent enzyme translates to METTLPILSLSVAAAASAAAAFPKIKARIELSRAKHRSLAGHSKMSRRVAKLLPFYEFEGDAYFACDGAPANVATQRKDGFFRLASFYAERYPKGRAMTKDAAEKISDLHFTETYRVPFQFSRLVREHLGTSTFVESSRGVTVTDVDGNTSYDLTGSYGVNIFGNDFYKECIEGSEKRAHALGPVLGPYHPVILDNVARLCQISGLDEVSFHMSGTEAVMQAVRLARYHTRRTHLVRFAGAYHGWWGDVQPGVGNPIPAHETYTLAEMSEQTLHVLRTRKDIACVLINPLQGLHPNGNAPGDSALVDSSRGGNFDRAAYTEWLKKLREVCDQRGIVLIFDEVFVGFRLAAGGAQEYFGVRADMVTYGKSLAGGLPVGVVCGRRELMRRFNDDRPADVCFARGTFNSHPYVMTAMDEFLSRLASPNFRAIYDGLDETWNGRAEKLNRMMIDADLPVRFANFSSIWTVKYTTPSRYNWMLQYYLRAEGLSLSWVGTGRLIFSLNYTDADFTEVAERFVRAAEKMKADGFWWHDGVLTNKSIKRQILKEMLAKRFER, encoded by the coding sequence ATGGAAACGACACTCCCGATTCTTTCTTTGTCCGTGGCCGCCGCAGCGTCTGCTGCCGCCGCCTTCCCGAAGATCAAGGCGCGGATCGAATTGTCCCGCGCCAAGCACCGCTCGCTCGCCGGACACTCCAAGATGTCGCGCCGGGTGGCAAAGCTGCTCCCGTTCTACGAATTCGAAGGCGATGCGTACTTCGCCTGTGACGGCGCGCCGGCGAACGTCGCAACGCAGCGCAAGGACGGCTTCTTCCGCCTCGCAAGCTTCTACGCCGAGCGCTACCCCAAGGGCCGCGCGATGACGAAGGACGCGGCGGAAAAGATCTCCGACCTGCACTTCACCGAAACTTACCGCGTGCCGTTCCAGTTCTCGCGTCTCGTTCGCGAGCATCTGGGCACCTCGACCTTCGTGGAGTCCTCGCGCGGCGTCACCGTCACGGATGTCGACGGCAACACCTCCTATGACCTCACCGGGTCCTACGGCGTCAACATCTTCGGCAACGACTTCTACAAGGAGTGCATCGAGGGCTCCGAGAAGCGCGCGCACGCGCTCGGACCGGTGCTCGGACCCTACCATCCCGTCATCCTCGATAACGTGGCGCGGCTCTGCCAGATCTCGGGCCTCGACGAAGTGTCCTTCCACATGTCCGGCACCGAAGCCGTGATGCAGGCGGTACGGCTCGCGCGCTACCACACCAGGCGCACCCATCTCGTCCGTTTCGCTGGCGCCTATCACGGCTGGTGGGGCGACGTGCAGCCCGGCGTCGGCAATCCGATTCCCGCGCACGAGACCTACACCCTCGCCGAGATGTCGGAGCAGACGCTGCACGTGCTGCGCACCCGCAAGGACATCGCCTGCGTGCTGATCAACCCGCTGCAAGGGCTGCATCCGAACGGCAACGCGCCCGGCGATTCCGCGCTGGTCGATTCCTCCCGCGGCGGCAATTTCGATCGCGCGGCCTACACCGAATGGCTCAAGAAGCTGCGCGAGGTCTGCGACCAACGCGGCATCGTGCTGATCTTCGACGAGGTCTTCGTCGGCTTCCGCCTCGCCGCAGGCGGCGCCCAGGAGTATTTCGGCGTCCGCGCCGACATGGTGACCTACGGCAAGAGCCTCGCCGGCGGCCTGCCGGTTGGCGTGGTCTGCGGCAGACGCGAGCTGATGCGCCGCTTCAACGACGACCGCCCCGCCGACGTCTGCTTCGCCCGCGGCACGTTCAACTCGCACCCCTATGTCATGACGGCGATGGATGAGTTCTTGAGTCGGCTCGCCAGCCCGAACTTTCGCGCCATCTATGACGGATTGGACGAGACCTGGAACGGCCGCGCGGAAAAGCTCAACCGGATGATGATCGACGCCGACCTGCCGGTGCGGTTTGCCAACTTCTCGTCGATCTGGACGGTGAAATACACCACGCCGTCCCGCTACAACTGGATGCTGCAATATTATTTGCGCGCCGAAGGCCTGTCCTTGAGCTGGGTCGGCACCGGCCGGCTGATCTTCAGCCTGAACTACACGGATGCCGATTTCACCGAAGTCGCCGAGCGTTTCGTCCGCGCGGCCGAGAAGATGAAGGCCGACGGTTTCTGGTGGCACGATGGCGTCCTCACCAACAAGAGCATCAAGCGGCAGATCCTGAAAGAGATGCTGGCCAAGCGCTTCGAGCGCTGA
- a CDS encoding methyltransferase domain-containing protein: MAKIMNLDGNQQLDLTRGTVEQAYDRWAPVYDLVFGGVFAKGRQAAIAATNKIGGRVLEVGVGTGISLPLYAPHLRIFGTDISEAMLDKARQRVTEGGLKNVEGLAVMDAEKLEFPDNSFDVVMAQYVVTAVPNPEVALDEFARVLRPGGELIILTRVSADAGMRRFIEQKLQPVVRPLGFRTAEFAWSRYAKWLAGANGIELAERRLIPPLGHFSLVRFRKIDVAKAA, translated from the coding sequence ATGGCTAAGATCATGAACCTTGACGGCAACCAGCAGCTCGACCTCACCCGTGGCACGGTCGAGCAGGCCTATGATCGTTGGGCACCGGTCTACGACCTCGTGTTCGGCGGCGTGTTCGCCAAGGGCCGGCAGGCCGCGATCGCGGCCACCAACAAGATCGGCGGCCGCGTGCTCGAGGTCGGCGTCGGGACCGGCATTTCGCTGCCACTCTACGCGCCGCATCTGCGCATCTTCGGCACCGACATCTCGGAGGCGATGCTCGACAAGGCACGTCAGCGCGTCACTGAGGGCGGCTTGAAGAATGTCGAGGGACTGGCAGTGATGGATGCCGAGAAGCTCGAATTCCCCGACAACTCCTTCGACGTCGTGATGGCGCAATACGTCGTCACGGCCGTGCCGAATCCGGAAGTCGCGCTCGACGAATTCGCCCGCGTGCTGCGCCCGGGCGGCGAGCTGATCATCCTCACCCGCGTCAGCGCCGATGCCGGCATGCGTCGCTTCATCGAGCAGAAGCTGCAGCCGGTGGTGCGTCCGCTCGGCTTCCGCACCGCCGAGTTCGCCTGGTCGCGTTATGCCAAATGGCTCGCCGGCGCCAACGGCATCGAACTCGCCGAGCGCCGCCTGATTCCGCCGCTCGGTCATTTCTCGCTGGTGCGCTTCCGCAAGATCGACGTCGCAAAAGCGGCGTAA
- a CDS encoding glycosyltransferase family 1 protein, producing the protein MRVLIATDAWHPQVNGVVRTLTSLAAAAKALDVEIDFLTPDGFRSWPLPTYPGLRMALPSGKEIARRIEKAAPEALHIATEGPVGWAARAYCRRNRLAFTTSYTTRFPEYVSVRTGIPAAVGYAVLRHFHDAAAMTMVATPSLRQELSERGFKRLGFWTRGVNTELFHPDSPAKLDLPGPIFMTMGRVAVEKNLEAFLSLDLPGSKVVIGDGPQKAALEKKYPDAVFLGEKKGADLTAHLAAAGVFVFPSLTDTFGVVQLEALACGTPVAAFPVTGPKDVIADHPIGAIDHDLRAACLRALTMSRQTCRNFALERSWENSARQFVGNLTSLQPSRALRASPIMARRPVRG; encoded by the coding sequence ATGCGGGTATTAATCGCGACTGACGCCTGGCATCCGCAGGTCAACGGTGTGGTCCGGACGCTGACCTCGCTGGCTGCCGCGGCCAAGGCATTGGATGTCGAGATCGACTTCCTCACGCCGGACGGCTTTCGGTCGTGGCCGTTACCGACCTATCCGGGGCTGCGCATGGCGCTGCCGAGCGGCAAGGAGATTGCGCGGCGGATCGAGAAGGCGGCGCCGGAAGCGCTGCACATCGCGACCGAAGGGCCGGTCGGCTGGGCGGCGCGGGCCTATTGCCGCCGCAACCGGCTCGCCTTCACCACCTCCTACACCACGCGCTTTCCCGAATACGTCTCGGTGCGGACCGGCATTCCGGCTGCTGTCGGCTACGCCGTGCTGCGCCACTTCCACGATGCCGCCGCGATGACGATGGTGGCGACGCCCTCGCTGCGCCAGGAGCTGTCCGAGCGCGGCTTCAAGCGGCTCGGCTTCTGGACGCGCGGCGTCAATACCGAGCTGTTCCATCCGGACTCTCCGGCCAAGCTCGATTTGCCCGGGCCGATCTTCATGACGATGGGCCGCGTGGCGGTGGAGAAGAATCTCGAAGCGTTCCTGTCGCTCGACCTGCCCGGCAGCAAGGTCGTCATCGGCGACGGCCCGCAGAAGGCCGCGCTCGAAAAGAAATATCCCGACGCGGTCTTCCTCGGCGAGAAGAAGGGCGCGGATCTCACCGCGCATCTCGCCGCCGCCGGCGTGTTCGTGTTTCCGAGCCTGACCGACACGTTTGGCGTGGTGCAGCTCGAAGCGCTCGCCTGCGGCACGCCCGTGGCGGCGTTTCCGGTGACGGGTCCGAAGGACGTCATCGCCGATCATCCGATCGGCGCGATCGACCACGATCTGCGCGCCGCGTGCCTGCGCGCGCTCACCATGTCGCGCCAGACCTGCCGCAACTTCGCGCTGGAGCGCTCCTGGGAAAACAGCGCGCGCCAGTTCGTCGGCAACCTCACTTCACTTCAGCCCAGCCGTGCCTTGCGCGCCTCGCCGATCATGGCGCGTCGGCCGGTGCGCGGTTGA
- a CDS encoding L,D-transpeptidase: protein MINLETLKTYSRAVAFGAVAVTAISFAGPAKAAPVQLFPFFQPLPPIAAPQPYQPYQGTPYQAAPSEDQDVIETPARFRRQTVSYATREAPGTIIIDTPNTYLYLVLGNGQAIRYGIGVGRDGFTWSGVQSVTRKAEWPAWTPPPEMIARQPYLPRHMAGGPGNPLGARAMYLGGTIYRIHGTNAPETIGKQVSSGCIRLTNDDVSDLYSRVNVGTKVIVLPMTERRADLGAATR from the coding sequence ATGATCAATCTGGAGACGTTGAAGACCTATTCGCGCGCCGTTGCGTTTGGCGCAGTGGCTGTCACCGCGATCTCGTTCGCCGGACCGGCGAAGGCCGCGCCCGTGCAGCTCTTCCCGTTCTTCCAACCGCTGCCGCCGATCGCAGCGCCGCAACCGTACCAGCCCTATCAAGGCACGCCCTATCAGGCCGCGCCGTCCGAGGATCAGGACGTCATTGAAACACCGGCCCGCTTTCGTCGTCAGACGGTCTCCTATGCGACGCGTGAGGCGCCGGGCACCATCATCATCGATACGCCCAACACCTACCTCTATCTCGTGCTCGGCAACGGCCAGGCGATACGCTACGGCATCGGTGTCGGCCGCGACGGTTTCACTTGGTCCGGCGTGCAGTCGGTGACCAGGAAGGCGGAGTGGCCGGCGTGGACCCCGCCGCCGGAGATGATCGCCCGCCAGCCCTATTTGCCGCGCCACATGGCCGGCGGCCCCGGAAATCCGCTCGGCGCCCGCGCCATGTATCTCGGCGGCACCATCTACCGCATCCACGGCACCAACGCGCCCGAGACCATCGGCAAGCAGGTCTCCTCCGGCTGCATCCGCCTGACCAATGACGACGTCTCGGACCTCTACTCCCGCGTCAACGTCGGCACCAAGGTCATCGTGCTGCCGATGACGGAACGCCGCGCCGACCTCGGAGCCGCGACGCGGTAA
- a CDS encoding cytochrome c family protein has protein sequence MQSRPQTPQGTWLRAIVGASALTLLLSGPASLAQQPASGDAAQQAFNNSCRTCHSVKEGDNRLGPNLNKIVGRKAGSLPNYNYSSSMKEADFVWDQDKLTRFMVKPDEIVSGNKMQPYGGVSAEEAGKIVAYLQAAGAQ, from the coding sequence ATGCAATCACGTCCGCAAACGCCGCAAGGCACATGGCTGCGTGCGATCGTCGGCGCCAGCGCACTGACGTTGCTGCTGTCCGGGCCCGCTTCGCTCGCACAGCAGCCGGCGAGCGGCGATGCAGCCCAGCAGGCCTTCAACAATTCCTGCCGAACCTGCCACTCCGTGAAAGAGGGCGACAATCGTCTGGGCCCCAACCTCAATAAAATCGTCGGACGCAAAGCCGGCTCGCTGCCGAACTACAACTATTCCTCGTCGATGAAAGAAGCCGACTTCGTCTGGGACCAGGACAAGCTCACCCGCTTCATGGTCAAGCCGGACGAGATTGTATCCGGCAACAAGATGCAGCCCTATGGCGGCGTCTCGGCGGAGGAAGCCGGCAAGATCGTTGCTTACTTGCAGGCGGCGGGGGCGCAATAA
- a CDS encoding thioredoxin family protein: MMTSADNAGNHGQAAMQTPPVVSPQDWEAARQQLLVKEKANTRARDALAAERRRMPWMEVTKTYAFEGPGGKVSLHDLFQGRRQLIVYRAFFEPGVFGWPDHACRGCSMVADQVAHVAHLNARDTTLVFASRAPQTDISRLKQRMGWTMPWVTVTDSFDADYGVDEWHGTNVFFRDGTRIFRTYFVKSRGDEQMGGTWNYLDITPLGRQEVWEDSPKGYPQTPTYKWWNWHDSYTEGAAPDKKWVEISTAGEKAFREEAAEGRD, translated from the coding sequence ATGATGACATCAGCTGACAACGCAGGAAACCACGGACAGGCCGCCATGCAAACACCGCCGGTGGTGTCGCCGCAGGACTGGGAGGCCGCCCGTCAGCAACTGCTCGTGAAGGAAAAGGCGAATACCCGTGCCCGCGACGCCCTGGCCGCCGAGCGCCGGCGCATGCCGTGGATGGAAGTGACCAAAACCTATGCGTTCGAGGGGCCCGGCGGCAAGGTCAGTCTGCACGACCTGTTCCAGGGCCGGCGGCAACTGATCGTCTATCGCGCCTTCTTCGAGCCGGGCGTGTTCGGCTGGCCCGATCATGCCTGCCGCGGCTGCTCCATGGTGGCCGACCAGGTCGCCCATGTCGCGCACCTGAATGCCCGCGACACCACGTTGGTGTTCGCCTCGCGCGCACCGCAAACCGACATCAGCAGGCTGAAGCAGCGGATGGGCTGGACCATGCCATGGGTCACCGTCACCGACAGCTTCGATGCGGATTACGGCGTCGACGAATGGCACGGGACCAACGTGTTCTTCCGGGACGGGACGCGCATCTTCCGCACCTACTTCGTCAAGAGCCGCGGCGACGAGCAGATGGGCGGCACCTGGAATTATCTCGATATCACACCGCTGGGACGGCAGGAGGTCTGGGAGGATTCGCCGAAAGGCTATCCGCAAACGCCGACCTACAAATGGTGGAACTGGCACGACAGCTACACCGAAGGTGCGGCACCCGACAAGAAATGGGTCGAGATCTCGACCGCCGGCGAGAAGGCGTTTCGCGAGGAGGCGGCTGAAGGACGTGACTAG